A segment of the Corynebacterium liangguodongii genome:
TCGCCGTCGGCACTCAGCCGCGCTGAACACAGCGAGCTCGGGGCTACTACTGTCGGGACCATAGGCTACCTGGTGGGGCACGACAACAACTCGCGGCCGGAGCCGTAATCCCCGGCTGCGCCGAGCTCTCCGTCTTCAGTGCTGATACCTGATCTACAGCCGAAAGGACAACATGGAAATAGTTATCCGCCCCAACGCGGAGGAGGTGGCCACCACCGCCGCCGACATCCTGGAGGGCTACGTCCGCGACGGTGCCACGCTTGGCCTGGCCACCGGGTCCACCCCTACGCCGACCTACCGCGAGCTCATCCGCCGGCATCGCGAGGAGGGCTTGAGCTTTGCCGAGTGCCGGGCATTTCTTCTCGACGAATACATTGGCCTCCCACGCGAGCACGAGCAGTCCTACTACGCCACGATCCGCCGCGAGTTCACCTCGCACATTGATATCGACGACTCCGCGGTCCGCTCCCCCGACGGCACCCACCCCGACCCGGAGGCCGCCTGCCGCGACTACGAGGAGCTCCTCGTCTCCGAAGGCGGTGTCGACATCCAAATCCTCGGGGTCGGCGCCAACGGTCACATCGCGTTTAACGAGCCCGGCAACTCGTTCGACTCCCTCACCCACGTCCAGGACTTGCACCCCCGGACGGTGGCGGACAACGCCCGCTTCTTCGAGCGCGAGGAGGATGTGCCGCGCCGGGCGCTCACGCAGGGCCTGGGCACGATCATGCGGGCACGCCACCTGCTCGTCCTAGCCACAGGTGAGGCGAAGGCGGAGGCCGTGGAGGCGATCGTGCGCGGCGAGGTGAGCGAGCAGTGGCCGGGATCGATCATCCAAAGGCACGACAAGGTCGACGTCATCGTCGACCGTGCCGCGGCGGCCAGGCTCTAGCTCACGACGAATTCGGCGAATTGCTCTGCGACGACGTGGGGCAATCGGACGTCGATAAGCGTGCCGTTTTCCTCGTAAGACTCGCTGCGCACCGTGCCCTCCTCGTGGACGCGGCTGACCACGTCGCCGCGGGTGAAGGGAACGAGCATCTGCACGTGCGCCTCGACGCTGTTGAGGTGCATCTCGATCTTGCTCTCGAGCTCGGAGATGCCCTCGCCGGTGAGCGCGGAGACGAACACGACGTCGTAGCCGGTCGCGTCGAAGGCGTGGCGCAGCTCGGCGAGCACGAGGGGGTCGGCCTGGTCGATCTTGTTCACCACGACGATCTCCGGAGGAACGCTCTCCCCTGTCTCCCGCGTGACGTCGGCGAGCACCTGGTTCACGGCCTCGATCTGCTTGAGCGGGAAGGCGTCCGAGCCGTCGACGACGTGGAGCAGCAGGTCGGCGCCGGTGACCTCCTCCAGTGTCGACTTGAACGCCTCGACGAGCTGGGTGGGCAGGTGGCGCACGAAACCGACGGTGTCCGTAAGCACGACGTTGCGGCCGTCCGCAAGCTGGGCCTTGCGGGTGGAGGGGTCGAGTGTGGCAAACAAGGCGTCCTCGACGAGCACGCCGGCGTTCGTCATCGCGTTGATGAGCGAGGACTTACCGGCGTTGGTGTAGCCGGCGATCGCGATCTTCGGGATCGTGGAGCGCTGGCGCTGCGCTCGCTTGACCTCGCGGGCCGTCTTCATCGCGCGCAGCTCGTGGCGCAGCTTCGCCATGTCGGTGCGCAGCCGGCGCCGGTCCGCCTCGATGCGGGTCTCACCGGGGCCGCGCAGGCCCACGCCGCCGTTCGAGCCGGCCCGGCCGCCCGCCTGGCGCGAGAGGTTACCGCCCCAGCCACGGGTGCGGGTGTAGAGGTATTCCATCTGCGCGAGGCTGACCTGCGCCTTGCCCTCCTTGCTCTTCGCGTGCTGGGCGAAGATGTCGAGGATGAGCATGGTCCGGTCGATCACCTTGACCTTGAGCGCCTCCTCGAGCGCGACCATCTGGCCCGGGGAGAGCTCGCCGTCGAAGACGACGGTGTCGGCCCCGGAGGCCATCACAATCTCGCGCAGCTCCTTGACCTTTCCGGAGCCGATGTAGGTGCCCGGGTCCGGCTTGTCGCGCTTTTGGTAGAGCACGTCGATCACGTCCGCCCCGGCGGTCTCCGCGAGGGCGGCGAGCTCGGCCATGTTGGCCTCCATCTCCGCGGTCGTCCCGTCGGTCCACGCGCCGACGAGGATGACCTGTTCGAGGCGCAGCTTGCGGTACTCAACCTCGAAGCCTTCCGCCTGGTCCTCGGAGTGGAGCTCCGTGGCCAGGTTGACCCGGCGAAACGAGTTGCGTTCCTCCAAGTCGAGGGCGCCGGTGGTGGGTTCCTCGGCCGCCTTCGGCTGAGGTTGCGGCGCGTTATGCCGAAACGCTCTGGCGAGCAGCTCGTCGTGAGTCATCTCGGTGCTATCAGCGTGTGTCGTTTGTGTCATTGAGTCCTTAGTCTAGCCAGTCCCTGCGTATCAGGGTGATCAGTGCAACGCTGCGCGCGGTGGAATTCTTCCCTTCAATTGCGCGGGGGTAGGATGCGGCCCATGAGCGAGACCGTAGAGAAGGACCTCTCCAGCATCGGCTTGGGATTTGCGCAGTGGCAAGACGCCGTTGAGGCGGCGATTGCCTCCGGCCGGCTCGACGTCACAGGCGAGGTCCGCGGCGGCCAGCTTGTGCAATACGCCGACGCCTCCGGGGCGCGGCTCAATATCTTGGCCGTCGAGCCGTATGCCACCTTCGCCGGCTTTGACACGCTCACGCGCGCATTCGGGCACGTCACCATGCTCGATGACGTTGTCGCCCTCGTCGATATCGTAGACCCCCACGGCCGCGTCATCACCACCGTCAC
Coding sequences within it:
- the hflX gene encoding GTPase HflX, whose product is MTQTTHADSTEMTHDELLARAFRHNAPQPQPKAAEEPTTGALDLEERNSFRRVNLATELHSEDQAEGFEVEYRKLRLEQVILVGAWTDGTTAEMEANMAELAALAETAGADVIDVLYQKRDKPDPGTYIGSGKVKELREIVMASGADTVVFDGELSPGQMVALEEALKVKVIDRTMLILDIFAQHAKSKEGKAQVSLAQMEYLYTRTRGWGGNLSRQAGGRAGSNGGVGLRGPGETRIEADRRRLRTDMAKLRHELRAMKTAREVKRAQRQRSTIPKIAIAGYTNAGKSSLINAMTNAGVLVEDALFATLDPSTRKAQLADGRNVVLTDTVGFVRHLPTQLVEAFKSTLEEVTGADLLLHVVDGSDAFPLKQIEAVNQVLADVTRETGESVPPEIVVVNKIDQADPLVLAELRHAFDATGYDVVFVSALTGEGISELESKIEMHLNSVEAHVQMLVPFTRGDVVSRVHEEGTVRSESYEENGTLIDVRLPHVVAEQFAEFVVS
- the nagB gene encoding glucosamine-6-phosphate deaminase; the encoded protein is MEIVIRPNAEEVATTAADILEGYVRDGATLGLATGSTPTPTYRELIRRHREEGLSFAECRAFLLDEYIGLPREHEQSYYATIRREFTSHIDIDDSAVRSPDGTHPDPEAACRDYEELLVSEGGVDIQILGVGANGHIAFNEPGNSFDSLTHVQDLHPRTVADNARFFEREEDVPRRALTQGLGTIMRARHLLVLATGEAKAEAVEAIVRGEVSEQWPGSIIQRHDKVDVIVDRAAAARL